From the Clostridium putrefaciens genome, one window contains:
- a CDS encoding TetR/AcrR family transcriptional regulator, giving the protein MKQLTSRQKQAMVTKLKITEKAMELIKIHGFDAVKISDICEGANISTGAFYHYFQSKENIIENAYMKIDLLVEERVESLQYDNSYDKILKIFQIAMESFEDLGYKFMADIFKHSITSPSKYSIESTRYPYDAIRKAIEKGVASGEFLSTTDATKLSWDCMRIGRGMVFDWCFYEGNYSLQEETEKLIKVFLQSFISK; this is encoded by the coding sequence ATGAAACAATTAACAAGTAGACAAAAGCAAGCTATGGTTACAAAATTAAAAATTACTGAAAAAGCTATGGAATTAATTAAAATTCATGGATTTGATGCTGTTAAAATTTCAGATATTTGTGAAGGGGCTAATATTTCAACAGGAGCCTTTTATCATTACTTTCAGTCAAAAGAAAATATAATTGAGAATGCTTATATGAAAATAGATTTATTGGTTGAGGAGCGTGTAGAGTCACTTCAATATGACAACAGTTATGATAAAATCCTTAAAATCTTTCAAATAGCAATGGAGTCATTTGAGGATCTTGGATATAAGTTTATGGCAGATATATTTAAGCATAGTATTACTTCACCTTCAAAGTACTCAATAGAATCAACTCGATATCCTTATGATGCCATTAGAAAGGCAATTGAAAAAGGGGTGGCTTCTGGTGAGTTTTTATCTACAACAGATGCTACTAAGTTATCATGGGATTGCATGCGTATAGGCAGAGGCATGGTTTTTGACTGGTGTTTTTATGAGGGGAATTACTCATTGCAAGAGGAAACAGAAAAGCTTATAAAAGTATTTCTTCAAAGTTTTATAAGCAAGTAA